One segment of Pangasianodon hypophthalmus isolate fPanHyp1 chromosome 10, fPanHyp1.pri, whole genome shotgun sequence DNA contains the following:
- the zgc:163014 gene encoding rab9 effector protein with kelch motifs: protein MSLAWAQVILFGGSPLSSRSMGKTHFYALWSLHEAPRQFISNVNRTSYQLQIPLPLPKQLIVFSLGDWSSFSSETTLLTEVFISPDVKPQKIGTLSPHSSCLVWEGDWTLSLLNESTVKSKRGGHAKVLLSVCGEVRTSFVSSTPLVKRRRPAPSRSTSFSQTLLSNASNNNITSQRSSPEDTVSYAELKTSKEEIQNISLRTSGVWSLDKTPRRTVIGKRRCSLSYEGPETQQRSSQGSSPKKCKLSIYTLQNEEREVVKRTRDCRAEHPSKRWNHTMCLCDPDTAVLIGGETGDQNCTDSTWKLEIDGDFWFPMNSSTVGPLPPSSQGHSAAFDPENKVVYVYGGLREGQRYSDIYKLDTLTWKWKLIKAKGNVPSLAFHSCSIYKSELYVFGGLQPSRGPGGKACSNALYIFNPEHELWYQPIVEGDRPLPRFGHSSTLLPDKLLIFGGRKTAAYLNDLYILDLGFMEYTAVKYENMPPLARGFHAALPVSDNRVLISGGCSALGALQDLHLFNIETSCWTSVVCPLLSSKPRAGHSLISLPGTAPSHTDERERGDGHHTCPSTQYAVLVFGGSDCMGTFYDDTVKCVMEIPAEGQGLDLKATHKIMVHG, encoded by the exons ATGAGCCTGGCCTGGGCTCAGGTAATTCTGTTCGGTGGCTCCCCTTTGTCCAGTAGAAGCATgggaaaaacacacttttatgcATTATGGTCGTTACACGAAGCACCTCGTCAGTTTATCAG TAACGTGAACCGCACCAGCTACCAGCTCCAGATCCCACTGCCGTTACCCAAGCAGCTCATCGTGTTCAGTCTGGGAGACTGGAGCTCATTTTCTAGCGAGACAACACTATTAACTGAGGTGTTTATTAGCCCGGATGTGAAACCGCAGAAAATTGGGACTCTTTCACCACATTCAAG TTGTTTGGTGTGGGAAGGAGACTGGACACTGAGCCTTTTAAACGAATCCACAGTGAAGAGTAAGAGAGGTGGACATGCCAAAGTGTTGCTCAGTGTCTGTGGAGAG GTGAGAACCAGCTTTGTTAGCAGTACACCACTGGTGAAAAGGAGACGACCAGCCCCCAGTCGGTCCACCAGTTTCTCCCAGACCCTTCTGAGCAATGCTAGCAACAACAAT ATCACATCTCAGAGATCATCACCCGAGGACACTGTCAGTTATGCAGAGCTCAAAACAAGCAAAGAGGAGATTCAGAATATCAGCCTCAGGACATCGGGAGTTTGGTCTTTG GATAAAACTCCAAGACGGACTGTGATAGGAAAGAGAAGATGTAGTTTGAGTTATGAGGGACCTGAAACACAGCAGAGGTCAAGCCAAGGTTCAAGCCCCAAGAAGTGCAAACTGAGCATATATACATTGCAAAATGAAGAAAGGGAGGTTGTTAAAAGGACGAGGGATTGCCGGGCAG AGCATCCATCAAAGCGCTGGAACCATACCATGTGTTTATGTGATCCTGACACAGCTGTTCTGATTGGTGGGGAGACTGGAGACCAAAACTGTACAGACTCCACGTGGAAGCTGGAGATTG ATGGTGATTTTTGGTTCCCCATGAATTCTTCTACAGTTGGGCCACTCCCTCCCAGCTCTCAAGGGCACTCGGCGGCCTTTGACCCTGAGAATAAGGTTGTCTATGTGTATGGTGGCCTAAGAGAAGGTCAACGCTATAGTGATATTTATAAACTGGACACACTGACCTGGAAGTGGAAACTTATTAAA GCAAAAGGAAATGTCCCATCATTAGCGTTCCACAGCTGCAGTATTTATAAGAGTGAGCTGTATGTATTTGGAGGGTTGCAGCCCAGTCGAGGTCCTGGAGGCAAAGCTTGCAGTAATGCTCTTTACATCTTCAATCCTGAACATGAGCTGTGGTACCAACCAATCGTGGAAGGGGATCGTCCTCTTCCCAGGTTTGG GCACTCCAGCACCCTACTGCCTGACAAATTACTGATATTCGGAGGCAGAAAAACTGCTGCCTACCTCAATGACCTCTACATTTTAGATCTTg GCTTTATGGAATACACTGCAGTGAAATATGAAAACATGCCACCCCTTGCCCGTGG GTTTCATGCTGCTCTGCCCGTGTCTGACAACAGGGTGCTGATCAGCGGAGGCTGCAGTGCTTTAGGGGCACTACAAGATCTCCATCTCTTCAATATAg AGACCAGCTGCTGGACATCAGTGGTGTGTCCATTGCTCTCCTCAAAGCCTCGTGCTGGACACAGCCTAATCAGTCTGCCTGGCACTGCACCttcacacactgatgaaagGGAACGGGGAGATGGCCATCACACCTGCCCCTCCACCCAGTACGCTGTCTTAGTGTTTGGGGGCTCAGATTGCATGGGCACATTTTATGATGATACAGTCAAATGCGTCATGGAAATCCCTGCTGAAGGACAGGGACTAGATCTAAAAGCAACTCACAAGATCATGGTGCATGGCTGA
- the gstz1 gene encoding maleylacetoacetate isomerase isoform X1, which translates to MESIARVDSSQKPVLHGYFRSSCSWRVRIAFALKGIEYDQVPVNLVKDGGQQLTDQYKTVNPMQQVPAVTIDGITLSQSLAIIQYIDETRPGPRLLPADPQQRAQVRMISDLIASGIQPLQNLHVIQKIGAEKVQWAQHFINKGFNALESILKQTSGTYCVGNEISMADICLVPQVYNAERFKVDLDQYPTIKRINQTLMELEAFKVSHPTCQPDTPDDLRA; encoded by the exons ATGGAGTCGATTGCAAGAGTCGATTCCTCTCAAAAG CCCGTGCTTCATGGATATTTCAGAAGTTCTTGCTCATGGAGAGTGCGGATTG CTTTTGCCCTGAAGGGTATTGAATATGATCAAGTACCAGTCAACCTTGTCAAGGATGGAGGCCAACAG CTCACAGATCAGTATAAAACAGTCAACCCAATGCAGCAAGTGCCTGCTGTCACCATTGATGGCATCACCTTGTCTCAGTCA CTGGCTATCATCCAGTACATTGACGAAACTCGGCCCGGGCCTCGTCTCCTCCCTGCTGACCCACAGCAGCGAGCTCAAGTGCGCATGATCTCTGATCTCATTGCCTCCGGGATACAGCCtctacag AACCTCCATGTGATACAGAAAATTGGTGCAGAAAAGGTACAGTGGGCTCAACATTTCATCAACAAGGGATTTAATG CCCTCGAGTCCATCCTGAAGCAGACATCTGGAACATACTGTGTTGGGAATGAG ATATCCATGGCAGACATTTGTCTTGTACCCCAGGTCTACAACGCTGAAAG gTTTAAAGTGGATCTTGACCAGTATCCCACAATCAAGCGGATAAACCAGACCCTAATGGAGCTTGAGGCCTTCAAAGTCAGTCATCCAACCTGTCAGCCTGATACACCTGATGACCTGAGAGCATGa
- the gstz1 gene encoding maleylacetoacetate isomerase isoform X3 codes for MRTSFACLMKPVLHGYFRSSCSWRVRIAFALKGIEYDQVPVNLVKDGGQQLTDQYKTVNPMQQVPAVTIDGITLSQSLAIIQYIDETRPGPRLLPADPQQRAQVRMISDLIASGIQPLQNLHVIQKIGAEKVQWAQHFINKGFNALESILKQTSGTYCVGNEISMADICLVPQVYNAERFKVDLDQYPTIKRINQTLMELEAFKVSHPTCQPDTPDDLRA; via the exons ATGCGAACATCCTTTGCATGTCTGATGAAG CCCGTGCTTCATGGATATTTCAGAAGTTCTTGCTCATGGAGAGTGCGGATTG CTTTTGCCCTGAAGGGTATTGAATATGATCAAGTACCAGTCAACCTTGTCAAGGATGGAGGCCAACAG CTCACAGATCAGTATAAAACAGTCAACCCAATGCAGCAAGTGCCTGCTGTCACCATTGATGGCATCACCTTGTCTCAGTCA CTGGCTATCATCCAGTACATTGACGAAACTCGGCCCGGGCCTCGTCTCCTCCCTGCTGACCCACAGCAGCGAGCTCAAGTGCGCATGATCTCTGATCTCATTGCCTCCGGGATACAGCCtctacag AACCTCCATGTGATACAGAAAATTGGTGCAGAAAAGGTACAGTGGGCTCAACATTTCATCAACAAGGGATTTAATG CCCTCGAGTCCATCCTGAAGCAGACATCTGGAACATACTGTGTTGGGAATGAG ATATCCATGGCAGACATTTGTCTTGTACCCCAGGTCTACAACGCTGAAAG gTTTAAAGTGGATCTTGACCAGTATCCCACAATCAAGCGGATAAACCAGACCCTAATGGAGCTTGAGGCCTTCAAAGTCAGTCATCCAACCTGTCAGCCTGATACACCTGATGACCTGAGAGCATGa
- the gstz1 gene encoding maleylacetoacetate isomerase isoform X2: protein MNKGLFGFIPIDSGYFWNRLQLDSKGWELMESIARVDSSQKPVLHGYFRSSCSWRVRIAFALKGIEYDQVPVNLVKDGGQQLTDQYKTVNPMQQVPAVTIDGITLSQSLAIIQYIDETRPGPRLLPADPQQRAQVRMISDLIASGIQPLQKIGAEKVQWAQHFINKGFNALESILKQTSGTYCVGNEISMADICLVPQVYNAERFKVDLDQYPTIKRINQTLMELEAFKVSHPTCQPDTPDDLRA from the exons ATGAATAAAGGGCTGTTTGGGTTCATCCCAATAGACAGCGGATATTTTTGGAATCGACTTCAACTCGATTCCAAAGGTTGGGAATTGATGGAGTCGATTGCAAGAGTCGATTCCTCTCAAAAG CCCGTGCTTCATGGATATTTCAGAAGTTCTTGCTCATGGAGAGTGCGGATTG CTTTTGCCCTGAAGGGTATTGAATATGATCAAGTACCAGTCAACCTTGTCAAGGATGGAGGCCAACAG CTCACAGATCAGTATAAAACAGTCAACCCAATGCAGCAAGTGCCTGCTGTCACCATTGATGGCATCACCTTGTCTCAGTCA CTGGCTATCATCCAGTACATTGACGAAACTCGGCCCGGGCCTCGTCTCCTCCCTGCTGACCCACAGCAGCGAGCTCAAGTGCGCATGATCTCTGATCTCATTGCCTCCGGGATACAGCCtctacag AAAATTGGTGCAGAAAAGGTACAGTGGGCTCAACATTTCATCAACAAGGGATTTAATG CCCTCGAGTCCATCCTGAAGCAGACATCTGGAACATACTGTGTTGGGAATGAG ATATCCATGGCAGACATTTGTCTTGTACCCCAGGTCTACAACGCTGAAAG gTTTAAAGTGGATCTTGACCAGTATCCCACAATCAAGCGGATAAACCAGACCCTAATGGAGCTTGAGGCCTTCAAAGTCAGTCATCCAACCTGTCAGCCTGATACACCTGATGACCTGAGAGCATGa
- the gstz1 gene encoding maleylacetoacetate isomerase isoform X4 has translation MAAQGKPVLHGYFRSSCSWRVRIAFALKGIEYDQVPVNLVKDGGQQLTDQYKTVNPMQQVPAVTIDGITLSQSLAIIQYIDETRPGPRLLPADPQQRAQVRMISDLIASGIQPLQNLHVIQKIGAEKVQWAQHFINKGFNALESILKQTSGTYCVGNEISMADICLVPQVYNAERFKVDLDQYPTIKRINQTLMELEAFKVSHPTCQPDTPDDLRA, from the exons atgGCGGCTCAAGGAAAG CCCGTGCTTCATGGATATTTCAGAAGTTCTTGCTCATGGAGAGTGCGGATTG CTTTTGCCCTGAAGGGTATTGAATATGATCAAGTACCAGTCAACCTTGTCAAGGATGGAGGCCAACAG CTCACAGATCAGTATAAAACAGTCAACCCAATGCAGCAAGTGCCTGCTGTCACCATTGATGGCATCACCTTGTCTCAGTCA CTGGCTATCATCCAGTACATTGACGAAACTCGGCCCGGGCCTCGTCTCCTCCCTGCTGACCCACAGCAGCGAGCTCAAGTGCGCATGATCTCTGATCTCATTGCCTCCGGGATACAGCCtctacag AACCTCCATGTGATACAGAAAATTGGTGCAGAAAAGGTACAGTGGGCTCAACATTTCATCAACAAGGGATTTAATG CCCTCGAGTCCATCCTGAAGCAGACATCTGGAACATACTGTGTTGGGAATGAG ATATCCATGGCAGACATTTGTCTTGTACCCCAGGTCTACAACGCTGAAAG gTTTAAAGTGGATCTTGACCAGTATCCCACAATCAAGCGGATAAACCAGACCCTAATGGAGCTTGAGGCCTTCAAAGTCAGTCATCCAACCTGTCAGCCTGATACACCTGATGACCTGAGAGCATGa
- the gstz1 gene encoding maleylacetoacetate isomerase isoform X5: MNKGLFGFIPIDSGYFWNRLQLDSKGWELMESIARVDSSQKPVLHGYFRSSCSWRVRIAFALKGIEYDQVPVNLVKDGGQQLTDQYKTVNPMQQVPAVTIDGITLSQSLAIIQYIDETRPGPRLLPADPQQRAQVRMISDLIASGIQPLQNLHVIQKIGAEKVQWAQHFINKGFNALESILKQTSGTYCVGNEGDVNVSVYGALQSTGAPHPG; the protein is encoded by the exons ATGAATAAAGGGCTGTTTGGGTTCATCCCAATAGACAGCGGATATTTTTGGAATCGACTTCAACTCGATTCCAAAGGTTGGGAATTGATGGAGTCGATTGCAAGAGTCGATTCCTCTCAAAAG CCCGTGCTTCATGGATATTTCAGAAGTTCTTGCTCATGGAGAGTGCGGATTG CTTTTGCCCTGAAGGGTATTGAATATGATCAAGTACCAGTCAACCTTGTCAAGGATGGAGGCCAACAG CTCACAGATCAGTATAAAACAGTCAACCCAATGCAGCAAGTGCCTGCTGTCACCATTGATGGCATCACCTTGTCTCAGTCA CTGGCTATCATCCAGTACATTGACGAAACTCGGCCCGGGCCTCGTCTCCTCCCTGCTGACCCACAGCAGCGAGCTCAAGTGCGCATGATCTCTGATCTCATTGCCTCCGGGATACAGCCtctacag AACCTCCATGTGATACAGAAAATTGGTGCAGAAAAGGTACAGTGGGCTCAACATTTCATCAACAAGGGATTTAATG CCCTCGAGTCCATCCTGAAGCAGACATCTGGAACATACTGTGTTGGGAATGAG ggtgatgtaaatgtgtctgtgtatggtgccctgcaatcAACTGGTGCGCCCCATCCAGGCTGA
- the gstz1 gene encoding maleylacetoacetate isomerase isoform X6, with protein MNKGLFGFIPIDSGYFWNRLQLDSKGWELMESIARVDSSQKPVLHGYFRSSCSWRVRIAFALKGIEYDQVPVNLVKDGGQQLTDQYKTVNPMQQVPAVTIDGITLSQSLAIIQYIDETRPGPRLLPADPQQRAQVRMISDLIASGIQPLQKIGAEKVQWAQHFINKGFNALESILKQTSGTYCVGNEGDVNVSVYGALQSTGAPHPG; from the exons ATGAATAAAGGGCTGTTTGGGTTCATCCCAATAGACAGCGGATATTTTTGGAATCGACTTCAACTCGATTCCAAAGGTTGGGAATTGATGGAGTCGATTGCAAGAGTCGATTCCTCTCAAAAG CCCGTGCTTCATGGATATTTCAGAAGTTCTTGCTCATGGAGAGTGCGGATTG CTTTTGCCCTGAAGGGTATTGAATATGATCAAGTACCAGTCAACCTTGTCAAGGATGGAGGCCAACAG CTCACAGATCAGTATAAAACAGTCAACCCAATGCAGCAAGTGCCTGCTGTCACCATTGATGGCATCACCTTGTCTCAGTCA CTGGCTATCATCCAGTACATTGACGAAACTCGGCCCGGGCCTCGTCTCCTCCCTGCTGACCCACAGCAGCGAGCTCAAGTGCGCATGATCTCTGATCTCATTGCCTCCGGGATACAGCCtctacag AAAATTGGTGCAGAAAAGGTACAGTGGGCTCAACATTTCATCAACAAGGGATTTAATG CCCTCGAGTCCATCCTGAAGCAGACATCTGGAACATACTGTGTTGGGAATGAG ggtgatgtaaatgtgtctgtgtatggtgccctgcaatcAACTGGTGCGCCCCATCCAGGCTGA
- the aldh6a1 gene encoding methylmalonate-semialdehyde dehydrogenase [acylating], mitochondrial, with the protein MAAIAVRSLLKKRVLLQLGHRCYSSSVPTTKLFIDGKFVESKSSEWLDIHNPATNEVIGRVPKATQEEMLAAVDSCSRAYCSWSETSILTRQQVFLRYQQLIKDNIKELAKLITLEQGKTLADAEGDVFRGLQVVEHACSITSLMLGETLPSITKDMDTYTYRLPLGVCAGIAPFNFPAMIPLWMFPMGMVCGNTYLMKPSERVPGCAMMLAELLQDAGAPDGTLNIIHGQHDAVNFICDHPAIKAISFVGSNQAGEYIYERGSKNGKRVQSNMGAKNHGVVMPDANKENTLNQLVGAAFGAAGQRCMALSTAILVGEARNWLPELVERAKNLRVNAGDQPGADIGPLITPQAKNRVNRLIQSGVDEGASLLLDGRNVKVKGFENGNFVGPTIISNVTTDMQCYTEEIFGPVLVVLEVDTLDEAIGIINKNPYGNGTAIFTTNGAVARKYSHEVDVGQIGVNVPIPVPLPMFSFTGSRASFRGDTNFYGKQGIQFYTQVKTITSQWKAEDASVKSPAVTMPTMGR; encoded by the exons ATGGCAGCGATAGCAGTGCGTTCTCTCCTAAAGAAGAGG GTGCTTCTTCAGTTGGGACACAGGTGTTACTCCTCTTCTGTG CCAACCACAAAGTTGTTCATTGATGGGAAGTTTGTTGAATCCAAGAGTTCAGAATGGTTAGACATTCACAATCCT GCCACCAATGAGGTGATTGGCCGAGTCCCTAAAGCCACGCAGGAGGAGATGCTGGCTGCTGTCGACTCGTGCTCACGGGCCTATTGCTCTTGGTCTGAGACTTCCATTTTGACCCGTCAGCAGGTTTTCCTCCGCTACCAGCAGCTCATTAAAGACAACATT AAAGAGCTGGCTAAGCTGATCACTCTGGAGCAGGGGAAAACACTGGCAGATGCTGAGGGTGATGTGTTCAGAGGATTGC AGGTGGTAGAACATGCATGTAGCATCACTTCCCTTATGCTGGGGGAGACTCTACCCTCCATCACTAAGGACATGGATACCTACACATACCGGCTACCCCTTGGTGTCTGCGCTGGCATTGCCCCCTTCAACTTTCCAGCCATGATCCCACTCTGGATGTTCCCTATGGGCATGGTGTGTGGGAACACGTACCTGATGAAGCCCTCAGAGCGTGTGCCTGGATGTGCAATGATGTTGGCCGAGCTGCTGCAGGACGCTGGAGCTCCAGATGGCACACTCAACATCATCCACGGCCAGCATGATG CTGTGAACTTCATCTGTGATCACCCTGCTATAAAAGCTATCAGCTTTGTGGGCTCCAACCAGGCAGGAGAGTACATCTATGAGAGAGGCTCTAAAAATGGCAAGAGAGTGCAGTCCAACATG GGGGCAAAGAACCATGGTGTGGTAATGCCAGATGCTAATAAAGAGAACACTCTGAACCAGCTGGTGGGTGCTGCATTTGGAGCAGCTGGCCAAAGGTGCATGGCACTCTCCACTGCTATCCTGGTGGGAGAAGCTCGCAACTGGCTGCCTGAACTGGTAGAACGTGCCAAGAACCTGCGTGTCAATGCAG GTGACCAGCCAGGTGCTGATATTGGACCCCTGATCACCCCTCAGGCCAAGAACCGTGTGAACAGACTCATCCAGAGTGGAGTGGATGAGGGTGCTTCACTGCTGCTCGATGGCAGGAATGTGAAAGTTAAGGGCTTTGAGAATGGCAACTTTGTGGGACCCACCATCATCAGTAATGTCACA ACTGATATGCAGTGCTATACAGAAGAGATCTTTGGCCCTGTTTTGGTGGTCTTAGAAGTTGACACCTTGGATGAAGCCATCGGTATCATCAATAAGAACCCATATGGAAATGGAACCGCTATTTTTACCACTAATGGTGCTGTAGCTCGCAAATACTCCCATGAGGTGGACGTTGGCCAG ATTGGAGTGAATGTACCAATTCCTGTTCCCCTACCCATGTTCTCCTTCACTGGCTCTAGGGCCTCTTTCAGGGGTGATACCAACTTCTATGGCAAACAA GGCATCCAGTTCTACACACAGGTCAAAACCATTACTTCACAGTGGAAGGCAGAGGATGCTTCAGTAAAATCTCCAGCCGTTACCATGCCAACCATGGGACGCTAA